The Thalassotalea sediminis genome includes the window TAAATTGCCCGTATTAATTTATAACCGTGGTGGAAATGGTAACTTTGGCGGTGTTGTTTTTGGCTCAATGATGCATAACTTGTTTCCTATTGCTAAGGAAGGCTTTGTTATTATTGGTAGTCAATATCGAGGAACGTTCACGAAGAATTCTTCGGCTCACGATGAATTTGGTGGAAGTGATGTTAATGATGTTACAGCATTATTAGATTTCATCCCAAGTATTGAAGGGGCTGATTCGCAAAGAGTTGGTATGTATGGCGCTAGTCGAGGTGGAATGCAAACATTCCTAGCTTTAAAAAATGCAAAAAATATAAAAGCTGTAGCTACTATTGCTGGCGCTACAGATCTTTTAAAGGAGCTAGAATTTCGCCCAGTTATGGAGAAGGTTTATTCTCGTCGAATTCCAAACTATGATAAAAACAAGGTTACAGAGTTAAATAAGCGCTCTGTGCTGAAATGGGTAAATGAATTGTCACCTAATGTCCCTATATTACTTCTACATGGTGAAAATGATAAACGCGTATCTGTTAATAACTCTATTGCTTTAGCCGCTGC containing:
- a CDS encoding alpha/beta hydrolase family protein, giving the protein MNKYLLIMSLAISSFNTTASNLINDERVTDQKSCFTWIFTDYASWRNGMEKKFKRKIKSEEKLNQALTRFDSRFGKEKFDFYQNNLSCSTFNYSVDGHTVKGYIIKPKASKGKLPVLIYNRGGNGNFGGVVFGSMMHNLFPIAKEGFVIIGSQYRGTFTKNSSAHDEFGGSDVNDVTALLDFIPSIEGADSQRVGMYGASRGGMQTFLALKNAKNIKAVATIAGATDLLKELEFRPVMEKVYSRRIPNYDKNKVTELNKRSVLKWVNELSPNVPILLLHGENDKRVSVNNSIALAAALSKNNIPHKLVVYPEDNHGLMQNKEKANKELVNWFLEYL